Proteins encoded by one window of Blautia faecicola:
- a CDS encoding cyclodeaminase/cyclohydrolase family protein, translating to MGFSTVPCNEFVEVLASKAPVPGGGGASALVGAIGTALGNMVGSLTVGKKKYADVEEEMWELKKKADELQKELLHLIERDAEVFEPLSKAYGMPRETEEEKAEKARVMEIVLKDACSVPMEIMEKCCEAIEIIVEFAAKGSTLAISDAGVGAAFCKAALQGASLNVYINTKSMKNREYAEELNAKCDAMLEKYTKIADEVFESVLGRLK from the coding sequence ATGGGATTTTCAACTGTACCATGCAATGAATTTGTAGAAGTATTGGCTTCCAAAGCACCGGTTCCGGGTGGCGGCGGCGCATCTGCTCTGGTTGGAGCAATCGGAACCGCTCTGGGCAACATGGTAGGAAGCCTTACCGTAGGTAAGAAAAAATATGCGGATGTAGAAGAGGAGATGTGGGAGCTGAAGAAAAAAGCTGATGAACTTCAGAAAGAACTGCTGCATCTGATCGAACGTGATGCGGAAGTTTTCGAACCACTCTCCAAAGCATACGGAATGCCGAGAGAGACCGAAGAGGAAAAAGCAGAGAAAGCCAGAGTTATGGAAATCGTCCTGAAAGATGCCTGCTCTGTACCGATGGAAATCATGGAAAAATGCTGTGAAGCGATCGAGATCATCGTGGAATTTGCAGCAAAAGGCTCCACACTGGCAATCAGCGATGCCGGTGTAGGCGCAGCATTCTGCAAAGCAGCTTTACAGGGTGCCAGCCTGAACGTATACATCAATACCAAATCCATGAAAAACAGAGAATACGCAGAGGAACTGAATGCAAAATGTGACGCAATGCTGGAAAAATATACCAAGATTGCAGACGAAGTTTTTGAAAGCGTATTAGGCAGACTGAAATAG
- a CDS encoding bifunctional 5,10-methylenetetrahydrofolate dehydrogenase/5,10-methenyltetrahydrofolate cyclohydrolase, which produces MAKQLLGKEVTAALNEKIKANVAALKEKGINPTLGIIRVGENGSDISYERGATKRCETLGVECVKFLLPEDVSQEELLATIDKVNKDDSIHGVLLFRPLPKHLDQSVIENALDPAKDVDCMTDGSMSGVFTGKQVGFPPCTPQACMEILDHYGIDCTGKKAVVIGRSLVVGKPAAMMLIKKNATVTVCHTKTVDMPSVAKEADIIIVAAGRAGVVGADYVKPGQTIIDVGINVNAEGKLCGDVDYAAVEPIVDAITPVPGGVGSVTTSVLVGHVVEAAMRKYM; this is translated from the coding sequence ATGGCAAAACAGTTATTAGGAAAAGAAGTAACCGCAGCTCTGAATGAAAAAATCAAAGCAAACGTTGCAGCTTTAAAAGAAAAAGGCATCAACCCGACACTGGGTATTATCCGTGTAGGTGAAAACGGAAGTGATATCTCTTACGAAAGAGGAGCAACCAAACGTTGCGAGACTCTGGGTGTAGAGTGTGTAAAATTCCTGCTTCCGGAAGATGTATCCCAGGAAGAACTTCTGGCTACCATCGATAAAGTAAACAAAGATGACAGCATTCACGGCGTACTGTTATTCCGTCCGCTGCCAAAACATCTGGATCAGTCTGTGATCGAAAACGCTCTGGATCCTGCAAAAGATGTGGACTGTATGACAGACGGTTCCATGTCCGGCGTATTTACCGGAAAACAGGTTGGATTCCCTCCATGTACTCCGCAGGCTTGTATGGAGATCCTGGATCATTACGGAATCGACTGCACAGGTAAAAAAGCAGTTGTGATCGGCCGCAGCCTGGTAGTAGGAAAACCGGCAGCGATGATGCTGATCAAGAAAAATGCAACTGTTACCGTATGCCATACAAAAACTGTTGACATGCCGTCTGTAGCAAAAGAAGCAGATATCATCATCGTAGCAGCAGGTCGTGCAGGCGTTGTTGGCGCTGACTATGTAAAACCGGGTCAGACCATCATCGATGTAGGTATCAATGTAAATGCAGAAGGAAAACTCTGCGGTGACGTGGATTACGCAGCTGTAGAGCCGATCGTAGATGCAATCACTCCGGTACCGGGCGGTGTTGGAAGTGTTACCACATCTGTTTTGGTAGGACATGTGGTAGAAGCAGCTATGAGAAAATATATGTAA
- the gpmI gene encoding 2,3-bisphosphoglycerate-independent phosphoglycerate mutase yields MSKKPTVLMILDGYGLNDKCEANAVCEGKTPVMDQLMSQCPFVKGNASGMAVGLPEGQMGNSEVGHLNMGAGRIVYQELTRITKEIQDGDFFKNEALLAAVKNAKENNSALHFMGLLSDGGVHSHNTHLYGLLELAKREGLEKVYVHCFLDGRDTPPASGKGYVEELQTKMKEIGVGEIATVAGRYYAMDRDNRWDRVELAFKAMTKGEGVKGTDAAEAVQASYDAEKTDEFVLPTVIEKDGKPVATVQDKDSVVFFNFRPDRAREITRAFCDDDFKGFAREKKLDVTFVCFTDYDETIGNKLVAFVKQEIKNTFGEYLAAHNMTQARIAETEKYAHVTFFFNGGVEEPNKGEDRILVKSPKVATYDLKPEMSAYEVCDKLVDAIKSDKYDVIIINFANPDMVGHTGVEAAAIKAVEVVDECVGRAVDALKEVDGQMFICADHGNCEQLIDYETGEPFTAHTTNPVPFILVNTDPSYTLRENGCLADIIPTLIELMGMEQPVEMTGKSLLIKK; encoded by the coding sequence ATGAGTAAAAAACCTACCGTTTTAATGATTTTAGATGGTTATGGATTAAACGACAAGTGCGAAGCAAACGCAGTTTGTGAAGGAAAAACACCGGTTATGGATCAGCTGATGTCTCAGTGCCCGTTTGTAAAAGGTAACGCAAGCGGCATGGCAGTAGGTCTTCCGGAAGGACAGATGGGTAACTCAGAAGTTGGACATCTGAATATGGGTGCAGGTCGTATCGTATATCAGGAACTGACAAGAATCACCAAAGAGATCCAGGACGGCGATTTCTTCAAGAACGAAGCGTTGCTGGCAGCTGTAAAGAATGCAAAAGAGAACAACTCTGCACTGCATTTTATGGGTTTGTTATCTGATGGTGGTGTACACAGCCACAATACACATCTGTATGGTCTGCTGGAACTGGCAAAAAGAGAAGGTCTGGAAAAAGTATATGTACACTGCTTCCTGGATGGCCGTGACACTCCGCCGGCATCCGGAAAAGGTTATGTAGAAGAGCTGCAGACTAAGATGAAAGAAATTGGTGTTGGCGAGATCGCAACCGTTGCAGGACGTTACTATGCAATGGATCGTGATAACCGCTGGGATCGTGTAGAACTGGCATTCAAAGCCATGACAAAAGGCGAAGGCGTAAAAGGAACAGACGCAGCAGAAGCTGTACAGGCCTCCTACGATGCAGAAAAGACCGATGAATTCGTTCTGCCGACCGTTATCGAAAAAGACGGCAAACCGGTTGCAACCGTTCAAGATAAAGATTCTGTTGTATTCTTCAACTTCCGTCCTGACCGTGCACGTGAGATCACAAGAGCATTCTGCGATGATGATTTCAAAGGTTTCGCACGTGAGAAAAAACTGGATGTAACTTTTGTATGCTTCACCGATTACGATGAAACTATCGGAAACAAACTGGTAGCATTCGTAAAACAGGAGATCAAAAACACATTCGGCGAGTACCTGGCAGCTCATAACATGACACAGGCTCGTATCGCTGAGACAGAAAAATATGCACACGTTACCTTCTTCTTCAACGGTGGTGTGGAAGAGCCGAACAAGGGCGAAGACAGAATCCTGGTTAAATCCCCGAAGGTAGCAACCTACGATCTGAAACCGGAGATGAGTGCATACGAAGTGTGTGACAAACTGGTAGATGCGATCAAATCCGACAAATATGATGTGATTATCATCAACTTCGCTAACCCGGATATGGTTGGACATACCGGTGTGGAAGCAGCAGCAATCAAAGCAGTAGAAGTTGTTGACGAGTGCGTAGGACGCGCAGTTGACGCTCTGAAAGAAGTAGACGGACAGATGTTCATTTGCGCAGACCACGGAAACTGCGAACAGCTGATAGACTATGAGACAGGCGAACCATTCACCGCTCATACCACCAACCCGGTTCCGTTCATCCTGGTAAATACAGATCCTTCTTACACACTGCGTGAGAACGGATGCCTGGCAGACATCATCCCAACCCTGATCGAACTGATGGGTATGGAACAGCCTGTTGAAATGACAGGAAAATCTCTGCTGATCAAAAAGTAA
- the pyk gene encoding pyruvate kinase — protein sequence MRKTKLICTIGPACEDEQILEEMCLAGMNVARLNFSHGTHEEHGKKIELIKKVREKLNLPIPIMLDTKGPEYRIRTFRNGKVFLHDGDDFTFTTEDIIGDEHIVSVNFKQLMENLEIGDTILVNNGLVIFKVVGLSSSRAKCKVIVGGELSNSKSMNFPNRVMKHEFLSEQDKEDLLFGIENQVDFVAASFVSCKQDMLDMRIFLDSNNGKDIDIIAKIENRSGVNNIDEICEVADGIMIARGDLGVEIPAREVPSIQKYLIQKCRMLGKRVITATEMLESMIYNPRPTRAELSDVANAVYDETSAVMLSGETASGKYPVAAVKNMVETIAFTESSISYENRFKKAEFAITNNLDAVSHSTCAMATDLKAKFIIVNSLSGHTARMVSRFRCPVDILGMTYSERGWRKLNLSWGVTPILCGRFDSMEAMFQHDLAKVREIFSLEKGDNLVLTGGAINGSTGNTNILKVEQI from the coding sequence ATGAGAAAAACTAAATTGATCTGTACCATAGGTCCGGCATGTGAAGACGAGCAGATACTTGAAGAAATGTGCCTGGCAGGAATGAATGTAGCGCGTTTAAATTTTTCACATGGCACTCATGAAGAACACGGAAAGAAAATCGAACTTATTAAAAAAGTCCGGGAGAAACTGAATCTTCCTATACCAATTATGTTGGATACCAAAGGACCTGAGTATCGTATCCGTACTTTCCGGAACGGAAAAGTATTTCTTCATGATGGAGATGATTTTACATTTACCACAGAAGACATTATTGGAGATGAACATATTGTTTCCGTGAACTTTAAGCAGCTGATGGAAAATTTGGAGATTGGAGATACCATTCTTGTAAATAATGGGCTGGTTATTTTCAAAGTTGTTGGTCTCAGTTCTTCCCGTGCAAAATGCAAAGTTATTGTTGGTGGTGAACTGTCCAACTCTAAAAGCATGAATTTTCCAAACCGGGTAATGAAACACGAATTTTTGAGCGAGCAGGACAAAGAAGATCTTCTGTTCGGAATTGAAAACCAGGTTGATTTTGTTGCTGCTTCCTTCGTCTCCTGCAAGCAGGATATGCTGGATATGCGGATCTTTTTAGATTCCAATAATGGAAAGGATATCGACATTATAGCTAAAATAGAGAATCGCTCCGGTGTAAACAATATTGACGAGATTTGTGAAGTAGCAGATGGAATTATGATTGCCAGGGGCGATCTGGGAGTGGAAATTCCAGCCAGGGAAGTGCCCAGCATTCAAAAATATCTTATACAGAAGTGCCGTATGCTTGGCAAACGTGTTATCACTGCAACTGAGATGCTTGAATCTATGATTTATAATCCAAGACCAACACGAGCAGAACTATCAGACGTTGCCAATGCTGTTTATGATGAAACTTCAGCTGTAATGCTGTCCGGTGAAACAGCCTCCGGAAAATATCCGGTTGCCGCTGTTAAAAATATGGTAGAAACCATTGCTTTCACTGAAAGCAGTATATCTTATGAGAACCGTTTTAAAAAAGCTGAGTTTGCAATCACCAATAATCTGGATGCCGTTTCCCATTCTACCTGTGCTATGGCTACTGATTTAAAGGCAAAATTTATCATTGTAAACAGCCTGTCAGGACACACCGCTAGGATGGTCAGCAGATTCCGTTGCCCGGTAGATATCCTTGGTATGACATACTCTGAAAGAGGCTGGCGCAAACTTAATTTAAGTTGGGGTGTAACCCCGATCCTGTGTGGCAGATTCGACTCCATGGAGGCCATGTTCCAGCATGATCTTGCAAAAGTCCGGGAAATATTTTCACTGGAAAAAGGTGACAACCTTGTCCTTACCGGAGGTGCAATAAACGGAAGCACCGGCAATACAAACATTCTGAAAGTTGAGCAGATTTAA
- the eno gene encoding phosphopyruvate hydratase yields the protein MYRYLPIRRIYAREVLDSRSNPTVEVEVTVGEGIMGVDGYTGRAIVPSGASTGKYEAVELRDGEERFDGLGVEQAVRNVNVRLAEQIVGENALNQSYIDQLLIQEDGTDNKSSLGANATLGVSLAVARAAAKALRLPLYQYLGGVHAVRMPVPMMNILNGGRHADNTVDLQEFMIMPVGAESFREAVRMGAEIYQRLKILLKHKGLSTAVGDEGGFAPDLESAEQVLEFLTEAIEDAGYTPGSDVVFAIDAAASELYDEDREGYYFPGESRMQGNEVVRTSTEMIAYYENLLDRFPIVSIEDGLEEEDWEGWTEMTRRLGNRVQLVGDDLFVTNKKRLNCGIRLDAANAILVKVNQIGTLTEALEAVEMAYRFGYRAIISHRSGETEDSFIADLAVACGSGQIKTGAPCRSDRNAKYNQLLRIEDYLGKTAVYENPFCHPTGKSNR from the coding sequence ATGTATCGATATCTACCGATTCGAAGAATCTACGCAAGAGAAGTCCTCGATTCCAGATCCAATCCTACGGTGGAAGTGGAAGTGACGGTAGGAGAAGGAATCATGGGAGTGGATGGATATACAGGAAGAGCCATTGTGCCGTCGGGAGCATCTACCGGCAAATATGAGGCTGTGGAACTGCGGGACGGAGAAGAACGCTTCGATGGTCTTGGTGTGGAACAGGCGGTACGAAATGTCAATGTCCGTCTGGCAGAACAGATCGTAGGAGAAAATGCGCTGAATCAGTCCTATATTGACCAACTGCTGATCCAGGAAGACGGAACCGACAATAAAAGCAGCCTGGGAGCAAATGCGACACTTGGCGTGTCCCTTGCAGTAGCCCGTGCTGCGGCGAAAGCGCTGCGTCTGCCATTGTATCAGTATCTCGGGGGCGTGCATGCGGTGCGGATGCCGGTTCCGATGATGAACATTCTGAACGGGGGGCGCCACGCGGACAATACGGTAGATCTTCAGGAGTTCATGATCATGCCGGTGGGAGCGGAAAGCTTTCGGGAGGCAGTACGCATGGGAGCGGAGATCTATCAGCGCTTGAAGATCCTTTTAAAACACAAGGGGCTGTCTACCGCGGTCGGTGATGAGGGCGGTTTCGCGCCGGATCTGGAAAGCGCGGAACAGGTGCTGGAATTTCTGACAGAAGCGATTGAAGACGCAGGATACACACCGGGAAGCGATGTGGTATTTGCCATTGATGCGGCGGCAAGTGAACTGTATGATGAGGACCGGGAAGGGTACTATTTTCCCGGGGAGAGCCGGATGCAGGGAAATGAGGTTGTGCGGACATCCACAGAGATGATTGCATATTATGAAAACCTGCTGGATCGCTTCCCGATTGTTTCGATTGAAGATGGTCTGGAAGAAGAGGACTGGGAAGGCTGGACGGAGATGACCCGGAGGCTTGGAAACCGGGTACAGCTGGTGGGAGACGATCTCTTTGTGACCAATAAAAAGCGGCTGAACTGTGGCATCCGCCTGGATGCTGCCAATGCGATCCTTGTAAAGGTGAATCAGATCGGAACCCTGACAGAAGCTCTCGAAGCGGTAGAGATGGCGTACCGTTTCGGATACCGTGCGATTATTTCCCATCGTTCCGGAGAGACAGAAGATTCTTTTATCGCAGATCTTGCGGTAGCCTGTGGCAGCGGACAGATCAAGACCGGTGCGCCGTGCAGGTCAGACCGCAATGCAAAATATAACCAGCTGTTGCGTATCGAGGATTATCTGGGTAAAACGGCGGTGTATGAGAATCCTTTTTGCCATCCAACCGGCAAATCGAACAGATAA
- the secG gene encoding preprotein translocase subunit SecG: MNILRIVLTVIFVIDCIGLTVVVLMQEGKQKGLGAISGMADSYWGQNKGRSMEGHLVLATKIMAILFMVLAIVLNMNF; the protein is encoded by the coding sequence GTGAACATTTTACGGATTGTATTGACGGTTATTTTTGTAATCGATTGTATAGGTTTGACAGTAGTTGTCCTGATGCAGGAAGGAAAACAGAAAGGTCTGGGAGCTATTTCCGGTATGGCAGATTCTTACTGGGGACAGAATAAAGGTCGTTCCATGGAAGGTCATTTGGTACTGGCTACAAAGATCATGGCTATTCTGTTTATGGTACTGGCAATCGTATTAAATATGAATTTTTAA
- the rnr gene encoding ribonuclease R, translating into MRTNNKKLKNRKKLLLDFVSNKEYQPMRAKDIAMLLQIPKGKRSELFQVLDELEVEGKITCKKGKYEKVRKSAAANLSAQELLEGTFIAHPKGFGFVELEDQEEDLYIPQDDTMGAFHKDRVQVKVKEERTGQRREGTIVQILGHGITEVVGTFEKSKNYGFVIPDNQKIQQDIFIPREHTLGANDGDKVVAKITSYGGKNKNPEGRVQEVLGAQGAPGIDVLSIARAYELPMDFPVKVANQADRVPDHVIEGDFQGRMDLRNWTVVTIDGEDAKDLDDGISLTKDGNIYHLGVHIADVTNYVQGGSALDREALRRGTSVYLVDRVIPMLPKRLSNGICSLNQGEDRLALSCLMDIDAQGNVVSHKIAETVICVDRRMTYTAVKKILEGDADLRREYQDFVPLFHHMKDLSAILRKKRSNRGSIDFDFPESKVYLDEMGRPVEIKAYEQNVATKIIEDFMLLANETVAKEYCEREIPFLYRTHENPDSDKMEKVLTFIRNQDIPVHKSHEEITPLEVQEILNEIEGEPTEPLISRLLLRSMKQARYTTGCSGHFGLAAKHYCHFTSPIRRYPDLQIHRIIKETIRGRMNQEKKMYYAQILGDVADKTSALERRAEEVERETIKLKKAEYMETRLGQNYEGIISGVTGWGLYVELPNTVEGLVHISTLMDDYYHFDEETYCLVGEKTGHTYRLGQKVTVKVSQVDLSTKSIDFILKEENSCFNKYMDWED; encoded by the coding sequence ATGAGAACAAATAATAAAAAGTTAAAAAACAGAAAAAAACTGCTTCTGGATTTCGTATCTAATAAGGAATATCAGCCGATGCGCGCAAAAGATATTGCGATGTTGCTGCAGATTCCGAAAGGAAAACGATCCGAACTTTTTCAGGTTCTGGATGAACTGGAGGTAGAAGGAAAAATTACCTGTAAAAAAGGAAAATACGAGAAAGTACGGAAAAGTGCTGCGGCAAATCTATCTGCACAGGAACTGTTAGAGGGAACGTTTATTGCTCATCCGAAAGGATTTGGCTTTGTGGAACTGGAAGATCAGGAAGAAGATCTGTATATTCCGCAGGACGATACCATGGGTGCTTTCCATAAAGACCGGGTACAGGTGAAAGTAAAAGAAGAACGAACCGGTCAGCGCCGGGAGGGAACCATTGTCCAGATCCTTGGACATGGAATCACGGAAGTGGTCGGTACATTTGAAAAAAGCAAAAATTATGGATTTGTGATTCCGGATAATCAGAAAATCCAACAGGATATTTTTATTCCGAGAGAACACACGCTGGGAGCGAACGATGGCGATAAAGTTGTGGCAAAGATTACTTCCTACGGCGGAAAGAATAAGAATCCGGAGGGAAGAGTGCAGGAAGTGCTGGGAGCACAGGGCGCACCGGGCATCGACGTACTTTCTATTGCGAGAGCGTATGAACTTCCGATGGATTTTCCGGTAAAAGTGGCAAACCAGGCGGATCGCGTGCCGGATCATGTGATCGAAGGGGATTTTCAGGGACGTATGGATCTGAGAAACTGGACGGTTGTTACCATTGACGGAGAAGATGCAAAAGATCTGGATGATGGAATTTCTCTGACAAAAGATGGAAATATCTATCATCTTGGTGTGCATATCGCAGATGTCACCAATTATGTGCAGGGCGGAAGTGCCCTCGACCGGGAAGCGCTGCGCCGTGGAACCAGCGTGTATCTGGTAGACCGTGTGATTCCGATGCTTCCGAAACGTCTATCCAACGGGATCTGTTCCCTGAATCAGGGGGAAGACCGACTGGCACTCAGCTGTCTGATGGATATTGACGCGCAGGGAAATGTGGTCAGTCATAAGATTGCAGAGACCGTCATCTGTGTCGATCGCCGGATGACTTATACGGCAGTGAAGAAGATCCTGGAAGGCGATGCAGATCTTCGAAGAGAATATCAGGATTTTGTGCCGCTGTTTCATCATATGAAAGATCTGTCTGCGATCCTTCGGAAAAAGAGAAGCAACCGCGGCTCCATTGATTTTGATTTTCCGGAGAGTAAAGTGTATCTGGATGAGATGGGAAGACCGGTGGAGATCAAAGCGTATGAGCAGAATGTAGCGACAAAGATCATTGAGGATTTTATGCTTCTTGCCAATGAAACGGTGGCAAAAGAATACTGTGAGCGAGAGATTCCATTTTTATACCGTACCCATGAGAATCCGGACAGTGATAAGATGGAAAAAGTACTGACCTTTATCCGTAATCAGGATATTCCGGTACACAAGTCACACGAAGAAATTACACCATTAGAAGTCCAGGAGATTCTGAATGAGATCGAAGGAGAACCTACCGAGCCACTGATCAGCCGTCTGTTACTTCGTTCAATGAAACAGGCAAGATATACGACAGGCTGCAGCGGACATTTCGGACTGGCAGCAAAGCATTACTGTCATTTTACTTCACCGATCCGAAGATATCCTGATCTTCAGATTCACCGGATCATCAAAGAAACGATCCGCGGTCGGATGAATCAGGAGAAAAAGATGTATTATGCACAGATTCTCGGGGATGTGGCAGATAAAACCAGTGCGCTGGAACGCAGAGCCGAAGAGGTAGAACGGGAAACCATAAAACTGAAAAAGGCAGAATACATGGAAACCAGACTGGGACAGAACTATGAGGGTATTATTTCCGGAGTCACCGGTTGGGGGCTGTATGTGGAACTGCCGAATACGGTGGAAGGTCTGGTGCATATCAGTACACTGATGGATGATTACTATCACTTTGATGAGGAAACATACTGTCTGGTGGGCGAAAAGACCGGACACACGTACCGTCTGGGACAGAAAGTGACGGTAAAAGTATCACAGGTAGATCTGTCCACGAAGAGTATTGATTTCATTTTAAAAGAAGAAAACAGCTGTTTTAATAAATACATGGATTGGGAGGATTAA
- the smpB gene encoding SsrA-binding protein SmpB, whose product MAKEKGSRLIANNKKAYHDYFIEETYEAGIALHGTEVKSLRMGKCSIKESFVRIENEEVYIYGMHISPYEKGNIFNRDPLRVKKLLLHKSEIRKMKGKIAEKGYTLVPLKVYFNRSLVKVEIGLAKGKKLYDKRQDIAKKDQRREAERDFKVRNLY is encoded by the coding sequence ATGGCAAAGGAAAAGGGAAGCCGTCTGATCGCGAACAATAAAAAGGCGTATCATGATTATTTTATTGAAGAGACTTACGAGGCCGGTATTGCACTCCATGGAACAGAAGTAAAATCGCTGCGTATGGGAAAATGCAGTATCAAGGAATCGTTTGTGAGAATCGAAAATGAGGAAGTGTACATCTACGGGATGCACATCAGCCCTTACGAAAAAGGAAATATTTTCAACCGGGATCCGCTGCGTGTGAAAAAACTGCTGTTGCATAAAAGCGAGATCCGTAAAATGAAAGGCAAGATCGCAGAGAAAGGTTACACGCTGGTACCTTTGAAAGTATATTTTAACCGGAGCCTGGTAAAAGTGGAGATCGGTCTGGCAAAAGGTAAAAAACTGTACGACAAGAGACAGGATATCGCCAAGAAGGATCAGAGAAGAGAGGCAGAGAGAGATTTCAAGGTTCGGAATCTGTATTAG
- a CDS encoding sensor histidine kinase yields MSQDIINNRFLEESVFAIADGYCVINLTKSIVRGSMYQVVNGKKYNLNEQLGLPENSSLQSLVDAWALTIPEEGLKDFLHEFDRERLLNRFENGERHISFRYWTRTATFEPMLAEDHMALYREEKTGDVIAVNYVLDRTEHYRLEEKERALEKSNREYAKLLEEEKKHTAMIEELTKKLQSQLELFTVSIPGGVKISNDDPEYSFKYVSEQFANMLGYATPKELLDASGGNIIGLAHPDDVKVGLADALNQYTHSDHYATIYRIRCKDGTYKYIEDRGQKVIKEDGTIEHWNLMLDKNDFMHKSIALESEKKANKSKSDFLSRMSHDMRTPLNGIIGLMKIAEKHFDDRELVLENFRKMQVAADYLLSLINDILQMSKIEDGNVPLTQEIINFEELSQDVLTIIEQRAKDRGIQMQFCSKKRRASISFYLWKSGAFKTDIS; encoded by the coding sequence ATGAGTCAGGATATTATTAATAATCGCTTTTTGGAAGAGTCGGTATTTGCTATTGCCGATGGATACTGCGTGATCAATCTCACAAAGAGTATTGTACGTGGTTCCATGTATCAGGTAGTTAATGGAAAAAAATATAATCTGAATGAACAATTAGGTTTGCCGGAAAATTCAAGCTTACAGAGTCTGGTAGATGCATGGGCATTGACCATACCTGAGGAAGGTCTTAAAGATTTTCTGCACGAGTTTGACAGAGAACGATTATTAAATCGGTTTGAAAATGGCGAACGTCATATATCGTTCCGATACTGGACCAGGACTGCTACTTTTGAGCCCATGCTTGCAGAAGATCACATGGCTCTGTACCGTGAAGAGAAAACTGGAGATGTCATTGCAGTTAATTATGTTCTTGACCGTACAGAACATTACCGCTTAGAGGAAAAAGAGCGGGCACTGGAAAAATCAAACAGAGAGTATGCGAAGCTTCTGGAAGAAGAGAAAAAGCATACGGCTATGATCGAGGAATTGACAAAGAAACTGCAAAGTCAGTTGGAGTTGTTTACCGTATCCATCCCCGGCGGCGTCAAAATCAGTAATGATGACCCGGAATACTCTTTCAAATATGTTTCAGAACAATTTGCAAATATGCTCGGTTACGCAACACCAAAGGAACTGTTGGACGCTTCTGGCGGTAATATTATCGGCCTTGCTCATCCAGATGACGTGAAGGTCGGACTTGCAGATGCATTAAATCAATATACTCATTCCGATCATTATGCTACTATTTACCGGATACGCTGTAAGGATGGTACATACAAATACATCGAAGATCGCGGACAGAAAGTAATAAAGGAAGACGGAACCATTGAACATTGGAATCTCATGCTGGATAAAAATGACTTCATGCACAAATCAATTGCCTTGGAAAGTGAAAAGAAAGCAAATAAAAGCAAGTCTGATTTTCTCTCCAGGATGTCTCACGATATGAGAACCCCGCTGAATGGAATTATCGGATTGATGAAGATTGCTGAGAAACATTTTGATGACAGGGAATTGGTCCTGGAAAATTTCAGAAAAATGCAGGTAGCTGCAGATTATCTATTGTCTCTTATTAACGATATCCTTCAGATGAGCAAGATTGAAGATGGAAATGTACCTCTGACGCAGGAAATCATCAATTTTGAGGAATTAAGCCAGGACGTTCTGACTATCATAGAACAGCGGGCAAAAGACAGAGGAATCCAGATGCAGTTCTGTTCAAAAAAAAGAAGGGCTTCGATATCCTTTTATTTATGGAAGTCCGGTGCATTTAAGACAGATATTTCTTAA